GCTCGACCAATCAGTGTTTTTACGACACTCTTTTGGACCGACTTAACTACAAAACAACTCACATTCATTTCATGGGCTGGACTTCGAGGCGCAGTACCGATTATTCTCGCAACGTATGCATTGCTTGCAGAAGTACCTAGTTCCGAACTTATCTTTAACGTCGTCTTCTTCGTCGTGCTACTCAGTGCATTGCTCCAAGGGATGACACTCTTGCCTCTTGCTAATTGGCTCGGGTTAAATAAAGGTGAATCGATTAGCTCACCATACCACTTCGATATGGTCGCCGGTGAAGTTTCGGAAATGGATATTCGTGAATACATTATTACACCGAACTCATCTTGGAAAAATAAGGCGATTCAAGATTTAGACTTTACAGAACGTGTGAATATTAATGCAGTCGTCCGAGACAATCAATTGTTAATGCCTGAAGGTTCATTAGTGCTTGAGAAAAATGACATCGTATATATCTTAGCGAGTAAAGATACGCATCAGTATATTAAATCGTATATGGCTAAAAATATTCAACAAGCACCGAAGAACGTATAAAAGCTCTCCATTGAATGGAGAGCTTTTATTATTTATTTTTTCGCTTTGTCATCTCACGTAAGCCAATTGAAAATATCGTATACCCAACGAGTGAATCTTTAATCCACTTACAAATTTTAAACTCACCATTCAATACCTTTACCACTGCATTTGCTAACAAATATAATACAAGCACTTTCTGATAACGCTCATTCATTTTACTGACCTCCCTTATATTCCATCATACCACCGTCTACATTAACCGCATCAATGTCATGCCGATTCAAAAACATCGCAACATCCGCACTTCGTCCACCACTTTTACATACAATGTAATATTTTTGATCCTGATCAAATTCATCTAAACGATTCGGTACATCATTCATTGGGATATGCTCTGCCCCATCAATCATCCCGAACTGTACCTCAAAATCCTCACGCACATCGATAATATTTAACGATTCACCTAATGAAATTTTAGACTCTAATTCACTCATTTGAATTTCTTTGATTTCCATAATAAACACCTTCCTTATTTCACCATTATACAGATGTTTGACATCACAAAACAAATAAAGTACGATGTAGTTAGCTACTTTGCTATACATAGTAGCTAACTTTATACAGGGTACCTTGTAATACAAAGTAGGTGGGAGAATGGCTAAAAGAACACAGTTATTAAAGGGGATCATCGATGCGTGTATTCTTAAAATCATTAGTCGGGAAGTAATCTATGGGTATGAATTATCTCAACGATTGCAACAATATGGATTAGATAATATTAGTGAGGGGACAATCTATCCAGTATTATTGAGACTACAAAAAAACGACTTGATTTATAGTGAATACCGCAAATCTGACTTAGGGCCAAAGCGAAAATATTATTTCATCACAAGCAAAGGGGAAGAAGAACTTGAACAAATGGTTCATGAATGGCAGCAAATTCATGAACCGATTCAAAATATTTTAAAAGGGGATGGAGTCAATGAATGAAGATCAACTTGCTCATGAAAATAATGAGCTCCGTAAACAACTCACTAAGTACAATAAAAAGGTTTATGAAAATATATTAATGTACATTAGAACTTCTCTTAGAACATCTAAAGAAACTGAAGAAGTACTCATGGAAGTTTTAGAGCATACAATACAAGCTCAAAAACAAGGAAAAGATATCCATACAATGATTGGCGATAATCCAAAAGCTTATGCTAAGGAAATTACAGATGCCTTACCTTATCCAAGAAAATTAGTCATGCCAATCATTTCACTCATCATGATTTTCTTTGGATTTTACTTTATGGGTGGTGGTATTTCAGATTATATTGTTGATTTCTTTTTCAATATTCCACCACAAACAACTTATGGAATTATTCCTTTTATAACGGGGATTTTTGTGACATTGATTTCATTTGTATTTTTCTTTATAGGGGTAGTATTTTTCATAAAACACATCCCATTTATAGTGAAGTTTCAGCTTACTGAATTTTTACTTATATGGGTTATATCTTCATTATTTACATTAATATTAATCGGCGCATATTTCCTGATCCTTCAAATGAATCAAGGAGCTACCTTTGAGTTTCCTTCACTCCTGAAAATGGTAGTCGGTTCAATACTATTATTAAGTGCCTACATTGCTTATCGATTTAATAAATAAACTCGTCTATGGTACGCTTGTATCAACAAATCTTTAAGGAGTGTCACGATGCAAAATATTAAAGGAAAAGTTGCGCTTGTTACCGGAGCTTCAAAGGGGTTAGGTTATGCGATTGCAATGGGTCTTGCTCAAGAAGGCGTTCATGTGGCAATCACTTCTAGAGACCTTGATGAAGTGAACGCAGCGAAAGAAAAAATTTCTCAGGAAATATCAGATA
Above is a window of Abyssicoccus albus DNA encoding:
- a CDS encoding rhodanese-like domain-containing protein; protein product: MEIKEIQMSELESKISLGESLNIIDVREDFEVQFGMIDGAEHIPMNDVPNRLDEFDQDQKYYIVCKSGGRSADVAMFLNRHDIDAVNVDGGMMEYKGGQ
- a CDS encoding PadR family transcriptional regulator, whose protein sequence is MAKRTQLLKGIIDACILKIISREVIYGYELSQRLQQYGLDNISEGTIYPVLLRLQKNDLIYSEYRKSDLGPKRKYYFITSKGEEELEQMVHEWQQIHEPIQNILKGDGVNE